The following proteins come from a genomic window of Trifolium pratense cultivar HEN17-A07 linkage group LG4, ARS_RC_1.1, whole genome shotgun sequence:
- the LOC123921480 gene encoding zinc finger A20 and AN1 domain-containing stress-associated protein 3-like — protein sequence MAEEHRCQAQRLCANNCGFFGIPAMQDLCSKCYRDLQRSSSAKLVLNQTLISQPSISPETIVQPSSSTTSVVDSSISPVTVESETKSAAAVVQPNRCGSCRRRVGLTGFKCRCGLTLCGSHRYPEMHECGFDFKGMGREQIAKANPVVKGEKLNKI from the coding sequence ATGGCGGAAGAACATAGATGTCAAGCTCAGCGTCTCTGTGCTAACAATTGCGGTTTCTTTGGTATTCCCGCCATGCAAGATCTTTGTTCCAAATGTTACCGTGATTTACAACGTTCTTCTTCTGCCAAATTGGTTCTTAACCAAACGCTAATTTCTCAACCGTCAATTTCTCCGGAAACTATTGTTCAGCCATCGTCTTCGACGACGTCGGTGGTTGATTCTTCTATTTCACCGGTCACGGTTGAATCTGAAACGAAGTCGGCTGCGGCGGTGGTTCAGCCGAATCGGTGTGGGAGTTGTAGACGGCGCGTGGGGTTGACTGGATTTAAGTGTAGATGTGGATTGACGTTGTGTGGGTCCCACAGGTATCCGGAGATGCATGAATGTGGGTTTGATTTTAAGGGAATGGGAAGAGAGCAGATTGCGAAAGCGAATCCTGTGGTGAAGGGAGAGAAATTGAATAAGATTTGA
- the LOC123923103 gene encoding uncharacterized protein LOC123923103, which produces MKIFSGWRRFAFGVLLIFLLTHLFSVRELNNSKTVESRKQLNKKFDHLVLGPAAGQGLSNRLQCQGSKALNRTHASNGRLDVDRSITLVTVFTIYNSSLNRVDDKSSKTVVGSASYNKVDRSMAVLNTFINFIQVAMPRSKVIILTDPVSDLSVKRNRVSLYPIQGEYSRDKLMLQRIRSYITFLETRLHKLSQNQRDISHYIFTDSDIAVVDDLGQIFHDNPDFHMALTFRNNKAQPLNSGFIAVRGTPDGILRAKVFLQEVLKIYASKYVSASRMLGDQLALAWVVKSKPHFDASRFAKSVAFSDDIGGTSILFLPCALYNWTPPEGAGQFHGMPLDVKVVHFKGSRKRLMLESWNFYSSTSNIADMLCLILGSGRTKYDF; this is translated from the exons ATGAAAATTTTCAGTGGTTGGCGTCGTTTTGCTTTTGGCGTTCTATTAATTTTCCTCCTTACTCATCTGTTTTCTG TCAGAGAGTTGAACAATTCAAAAACGGTGGAATCTCGTAAACAGCTGAACAAGAAATTTGATCATCTGGTTCTTGGTCCTGCTGCTGGCCAAGGCTTGTCAAACCGTTTGCAATGCCAAG GATCCAAAGCTCTCAACAGGACCCATGCTTCAAATGGCAGATTAGATGTAGATAGAAGTATTACATTAGTAACAGTCTTTACCATTTATAATTCTTCTCTCAATAGAGTAGATGATAAATCATCAAAAACAGTTGTTGGCAGTGCTTCATATAATAAGGTGGACAGGTCAATGGCTGTGTTGAACACATTCATTAACTTCATTCAG GTAGCAATGCCCCGGAGCAAAGTGATTATTCTCACAGATCCAGTTTCTGACCTTTCAGTGAAGAGAAATAGGGTCTCTCTGTATCCCATACAAGGTGAATATTCAAGAGACAAGTTGATGCTCCAAAGGATCAGGTCTTACATT ACCTTTTTAGAAACAAGACTTCATAAACTTTCTCAGAATCAAAGGGATATCTCTCATTACATCTTCACTGATTCGGATATAGCAGTGGTCGATGATTTAGGGCAAATTTTTCATGACAATCCTGATTTTCATATGGCTCTGACCTTCAGGAACAACAAGGCTCAACCTTTGAATTCAGGATTCATTGCAGTAAGGGGTACCCCTGATGGCATTTTAAG GGCGAAGGTTTTCTTACAAGAGGTTTTGAAAATTTATGCCTCAAAATACGTGAGTGCGTCACGCATGCTGGGTGATCAGTTAGCTCTTGCTTGGGTTGTGAAGTCAAAACCTCATTTTGATGCCAGCAGGTTTGCAAAATCAGTTGCTTTCTCTGACGACATTGGCGGTACTTCAATATTGTTCTTACCCTGTGCCCTATACAACTGGACTCCACCTGAGGGTGCTGGTCAATTTCATGGCATGCCATTGGATGTTAAG GTTGTTCATTTTAAAGGATCAAGAAAACGTCTAATGCTCGAATCTTGGAATTTTTATTCCTCAACTAGTAACATTGCTGATATGTTATGCCTCATTTTGGGAAGTGGAAGaacaaaatatgatttttgA
- the LOC123923104 gene encoding protein WHAT'S THIS FACTOR 9, mitochondrial isoform X1: MTESMIDLVVVSWLLMARSSKLYHQFNHIRTFVNARVKWVRDPDLDIAVLKEKDLKEIISLKNHIVSSPSKSLSIYNASMLKSSLNLPTTTIKFVEKHRHVFTQFQPSPGLPPCVKLTPQALSLHKEEMAVHNSGTNREDTAQRLARLLMLAGMTRLPIYVIEKLKWDMGLPHDYVTTLLAYYPDYFDVCVVEDPMSGKEVLALELVSWRKELSVSELEKRVMYYGAEKRRHDIQFPMFLPKSFALEKRVKTWVEGWQKLPYISPYENAFHLDSNSDQAEKWTVAILHELLSLLVSKKTERENLICYGECLGLGSRFKKALVHHPGIFYLSNKIRTQTIVLREAYRNEFLVKKHPVMGMRYWYIHLMTKA, encoded by the exons ATGACTGAGTCGATGATTGATCT GGTAGTAGTGAGCTGGTTGTTAATGGCTCGTTCCTCCAAACTCTATCACCAGTTCAACCACATTAGGACTTTTGTGAATGCAAGAGTTAAATGGGTTCGAGACCCCGATCTTGATATTGCAGTCCTCAAAGAGAAAGATCTCAAAGAGATAATTTCTCTTAAGAATCATATTGTTTCATCTCCTTCCAAATCCTTATCTATCTACAATGCCTCAATGTTGAAATCTTCACTCAACCTTCCGACTACAACTATCAAATTTGTTGAGAAACATCGTCATGTTTTCACGCAATTCCAACCGAGTCCTGGTCTCCCTCCATGTGTCAAGCTTACGCCTCAAGCTTTATCGCTCCATAAAGAAGAAATGGCTGTCCATAATTCGGGAACTAACCGTGAAGACACTGCTCAGAGGCTTGCAAGGCTTCTAATGCTTGCTGGCATGACAAGATTGCCGATTTATGTAATTGAGAAGCTAAAATGGGATATGGGTCTTCCTCATGATTATGTTACAACCCTTTTGGCTTATTACCCTGATTATTTTGATGTTTGTGTTGTAGAAGACCCAATGTCTGGAAAAGAAGTGCTTGCTTTAGAACTTGTTTCATGGAGAAAAGAGCTTTCTGTGTCCGAATTAGAGAAGAGGGTGATGTACTATGGTGCAGAAAAAAGAAGACATGATATTCAATTTCCCATGTTTTTGCCCAAAAGTTTTGCTTTAGAGAAGAGGGTGAAGACTTGGGTTGAGGGTTGGCAAAAATTGCCTTACATTTCCCCATATGAAAATGCATTTCATCTTGACTCGAATAGTGACCAGGCAGAGAAGTGGACAGTGGCAATTTTGCATGAGTTGCTTTCTCTTTTAGTGTCAAAGAAGACagaaagagaaaatttgatTTGTTATGGAGAGTGTTTGGGGCTGGGTTCAAGATTTAAGAAGGCTTTGGTTCACCATCCTGGTATTTTTTACCTTTCTAATAAAATTAGGACTCAGACTATTGTGCTTAGGGAGGCTTACAGAAATGAATTTCTTGTTAAGAAACATCCAGTGATGGGTATGAGATATTGGTACATTCACCTCATGACCAAGGCATAG
- the LOC123923104 gene encoding protein WHAT'S THIS FACTOR 9, mitochondrial isoform X2: MARSSKLYHQFNHIRTFVNARVKWVRDPDLDIAVLKEKDLKEIISLKNHIVSSPSKSLSIYNASMLKSSLNLPTTTIKFVEKHRHVFTQFQPSPGLPPCVKLTPQALSLHKEEMAVHNSGTNREDTAQRLARLLMLAGMTRLPIYVIEKLKWDMGLPHDYVTTLLAYYPDYFDVCVVEDPMSGKEVLALELVSWRKELSVSELEKRVMYYGAEKRRHDIQFPMFLPKSFALEKRVKTWVEGWQKLPYISPYENAFHLDSNSDQAEKWTVAILHELLSLLVSKKTERENLICYGECLGLGSRFKKALVHHPGIFYLSNKIRTQTIVLREAYRNEFLVKKHPVMGMRYWYIHLMTKA, from the coding sequence ATGGCTCGTTCCTCCAAACTCTATCACCAGTTCAACCACATTAGGACTTTTGTGAATGCAAGAGTTAAATGGGTTCGAGACCCCGATCTTGATATTGCAGTCCTCAAAGAGAAAGATCTCAAAGAGATAATTTCTCTTAAGAATCATATTGTTTCATCTCCTTCCAAATCCTTATCTATCTACAATGCCTCAATGTTGAAATCTTCACTCAACCTTCCGACTACAACTATCAAATTTGTTGAGAAACATCGTCATGTTTTCACGCAATTCCAACCGAGTCCTGGTCTCCCTCCATGTGTCAAGCTTACGCCTCAAGCTTTATCGCTCCATAAAGAAGAAATGGCTGTCCATAATTCGGGAACTAACCGTGAAGACACTGCTCAGAGGCTTGCAAGGCTTCTAATGCTTGCTGGCATGACAAGATTGCCGATTTATGTAATTGAGAAGCTAAAATGGGATATGGGTCTTCCTCATGATTATGTTACAACCCTTTTGGCTTATTACCCTGATTATTTTGATGTTTGTGTTGTAGAAGACCCAATGTCTGGAAAAGAAGTGCTTGCTTTAGAACTTGTTTCATGGAGAAAAGAGCTTTCTGTGTCCGAATTAGAGAAGAGGGTGATGTACTATGGTGCAGAAAAAAGAAGACATGATATTCAATTTCCCATGTTTTTGCCCAAAAGTTTTGCTTTAGAGAAGAGGGTGAAGACTTGGGTTGAGGGTTGGCAAAAATTGCCTTACATTTCCCCATATGAAAATGCATTTCATCTTGACTCGAATAGTGACCAGGCAGAGAAGTGGACAGTGGCAATTTTGCATGAGTTGCTTTCTCTTTTAGTGTCAAAGAAGACagaaagagaaaatttgatTTGTTATGGAGAGTGTTTGGGGCTGGGTTCAAGATTTAAGAAGGCTTTGGTTCACCATCCTGGTATTTTTTACCTTTCTAATAAAATTAGGACTCAGACTATTGTGCTTAGGGAGGCTTACAGAAATGAATTTCTTGTTAAGAAACATCCAGTGATGGGTATGAGATATTGGTACATTCACCTCATGACCAAGGCATAG